Proteins found in one Nocardia brasiliensis ATCC 700358 genomic segment:
- a CDS encoding 5-oxoprolinase subunit B family protein — MNRTSATDPVAADPRIRAAGDRALLVLLSHRTEVVELVEALRHHPLAGVQDVLPAAETVLVTLLSPAHAAAVRHALDSLLSALQQPGPGQDSRDVSRGTLAHNSSPDEPLVVPVRYDGADLAEVARLLRLTEAEVVAAHTGTIWQCAFIGFAPGFGYLASDDARLSVPRRARARTTIPAGAVALAGGYSAVYPRSTPGGWQLIGTTELRMWDLDREPPALIRVGDRVRFVDVDG; from the coding sequence ATGAATCGCACGTCGGCAACCGACCCGGTGGCTGCGGATCCGCGGATCCGCGCGGCGGGTGATCGAGCGCTGCTGGTGCTGCTGTCGCATCGCACCGAGGTGGTCGAACTCGTCGAGGCACTGCGCCACCACCCGCTCGCGGGCGTGCAGGACGTGCTGCCCGCGGCGGAAACCGTGCTGGTGACGCTGCTTTCACCGGCGCACGCGGCAGCCGTGCGGCACGCGCTCGATTCGCTGCTGTCCGCACTGCAACAGCCTGGGCCAGGCCAGGATTCGAGGGATGTTTCCCGTGGAACACTGGCGCACAACAGTTCTCCCGACGAACCGCTCGTCGTGCCGGTGCGCTATGACGGCGCCGACCTCGCCGAGGTCGCACGGTTGCTGCGGCTGACCGAGGCGGAGGTCGTCGCGGCGCACACCGGCACGATCTGGCAGTGCGCGTTCATCGGATTCGCGCCGGGCTTCGGCTATTTGGCGTCCGACGACGCACGGTTGAGCGTGCCCCGCCGGGCGCGGGCTCGCACCACCATCCCCGCCGGTGCGGTCGCACTGGCCGGCGGCTACTCGGCGGTGTATCCGCGCAGCACGCCCGGCGGCTGGCAGCTGATCGGCACGACGGAGCTGCGGATGTGGGATCTGGACCGGGAGCCGCCCGCGCTGATCCGGGTGGGCGATCGCGTTCGTTTCGTCGACGTCGACGGCTGA
- a CDS encoding LamB/YcsF family protein: MPLDLNSDLGEGFGPWPMGDDAAMLDIVTSANIACGFHAGDPSIMRRTCELAVAKGVRIGAHVGYRDLAGFGRREITMNPAELRDEVLYQIGSLDAFAKAAGARVCYLKPHGALYHSAGRDHALAEAVLAALAEYDGELALLGPAGSQLEKAAVAAEVRFVGEGFADRAYTPAGTLAPRGLPGAVLDADAAVAQAMSIAVSGAAKIVDGSGTVPVQAASLCVHGDTPAAVEMARRIRAAFDEAGVPVAPFG, translated from the coding sequence GTGCCGCTGGATCTGAACAGTGACCTCGGCGAGGGTTTCGGCCCGTGGCCGATGGGTGACGACGCGGCGATGCTCGACATCGTCACCAGCGCCAACATCGCCTGCGGCTTTCACGCCGGCGATCCCTCGATCATGCGCCGGACCTGCGAGTTGGCCGTCGCGAAGGGGGTCCGGATCGGCGCCCACGTCGGCTACCGCGACCTGGCCGGTTTCGGCCGCCGGGAGATCACGATGAATCCGGCCGAGCTGCGCGACGAGGTGCTGTATCAGATCGGCAGCCTCGACGCGTTCGCCAAGGCCGCTGGTGCTCGGGTGTGCTACCTGAAACCGCATGGTGCGCTCTATCATTCGGCCGGCCGCGACCACGCCCTGGCCGAGGCGGTGCTGGCCGCACTCGCCGAATACGACGGCGAGCTGGCCTTGCTCGGCCCGGCCGGCTCCCAGTTGGAGAAGGCGGCGGTAGCGGCCGAAGTGCGTTTCGTCGGTGAAGGTTTCGCCGACCGCGCCTACACACCCGCTGGCACGTTGGCGCCCCGCGGCTTGCCCGGTGCGGTGCTCGACGCGGATGCGGCTGTCGCCCAGGCGATGTCGATCGCAGTCTCGGGCGCGGCGAAGATCGTCGACGGCTCCGGCACGGTGCCGGTGCAGGCCGCCAGCCTCTGCGTGCACGGCGATACCCCGGCGGCGGTCGAGATGGCCCGGCGTATCCGGGCCGCCTTCGACGAGGCCGGCGTGCCGGTCGCGCCGTTCGGCTGA